The following is a genomic window from Geoalkalibacter halelectricus.
GGTCATCATGCTTCTGCAGGTCTTTGCCAAGGGACATTACCACATCCACGGCCCGCCTTTCGCGCAGTGGAAAGCTCCGGATTTTCTGGTGTGGGGTGTGATCGCTGCAGGGTTTGGGCTGGTTTTGAACAATCCCGCCGTCAAAGTTGTCGCGGCCAATGCGTTGGTGATTCTGCTGCCGGTCTATTTTGTCCAGGGGCTTGCCGTGGTGACGCATTTTCTGCGACGCAAGGCGGTTTCACCCATGTTGCGTTCCCTGGCATATTTTCTTATTTTCATTCTCAACCCTTTGCCGCTGCTGGTCACGGTGATGGGGGTGTTCGACATCTGGATCGATTTTCGTAAACCTAGAATAAATAAAACGTCGTAAGACTGGAGGAGACCCATGGAGGTTATACTCAAGGAAGCTGTCGAGGGACTCGGCAATATTGGCGATATCGTCAAAGTCAAGCCGGGATATGCCCGCAATTACCTGGTGCCCAAGGGCCTGGCCACCGAGGCCAATTCCCGCAATGTGCGCGAACTCGAGCATCAGAAGCGGATGCTGGAGCGCAAACTGCAGAAAGTGTCCCAGGATTCACAAGCACTCAAGGCGCGCATTGAGGCCTTAACC
Proteins encoded in this region:
- the rplI gene encoding 50S ribosomal protein L9, with protein sequence MEVILKEAVEGLGNIGDIVKVKPGYARNYLVPKGLATEANSRNVRELEHQKRMLERKLQKVSQDSQALKARIEALTCTFEQRAGEDGKLFGSITGIDIEKKLAAAGIEIDRKKLQLAEPIKNLGEFAVPLRLNAGIVAQIKVQVNAAAE